GGGTCATGGACGTCTCGCACAGCTTGGCGTACGGCGTCCAGGCCCAGGGGTTCTTCAGGTGCAGTCCGATGTCGTTGAGGTCGTTGCCGAAGCTGTAGCCGGCGTAGTGCGGGTTCCCCTCGTCGTCGTTGACGTACACCAGGACGACCTCGGGCTCCTCCAGCAGCCAGACGGGGTCGGCGGGGGTGACCAGCGGGTCACCGGGCATGCGCAGCCACGACCCGAAGCCCTTGATGTAGTAGTTCGGCGGGGTGAACTCCTCGTCCGGTTCCGGGGCGCGGTCGAACTTGGAGCGGTGCGTGCCCATGAAGCCGTTGATGAGGGAGCTGTCCGTGGCGGTGGGAAGCAGCGGGGGGAGGAAACGCAGCCCGGGATCGCCGGCCGGGACCGTGACGGTCCCGGCGGTGTCCGCGACGACGGCGGCCGCCGCCTCCGGGCCGCCGGCCAGGACGGCCGCGCGTAACCGGCCCTCCTCCACCGCGTGGAGCGTGAGGGGGTCGCCCTCGGCGGGGATGCCGAGGCCCGCGTAACGCCTGCCTTCGTACGAGCATTCGAAGATGATGGACATGGTGTCGGTGACCTCCGGTGGGTCCTCGGGGTCCGGGCGGTGTGCCGGACCGGGGTCGTCGGGATGTGCGGGTCTCATGGCCGCGCGCCGTCCGGCGCGGGGCCGGGGGGCCGGCCGGTGAGGTCGTGCAGGACCTCGGTGACGCGGTCCAGGGCGGCGCGGATCCAGGGCAGTTCCAGCGGGTCGCGGGCCGTGAGCGCCGCGGTGCGTTCGGCGTCGGTCTCGCCGTACAGGCGGGAGGTGGCGATCCGGATCCTCAGCGGGTCGTCCGGCTCGCCGAAGACCGCCCCGGGCAGGACGCCCACCCCGTACCGCTCCATGAGCAGCTCCGTCAGAGCGGTGCCGCCCCGTATCCCGTGGAGGCGTACGAGGTCCTCCCGCAGGGGCTCGAAATCGGGGTAGAGGTAGCTCGTCGCCCGTACCGGTGTGAGGACGGTGCCGGCCGCGGCGAACCGCCGGGCCGCCTCCCGGACGACCGTCCCGTGGAGCCGGCGGCTCGCGGTGACACGGGCGGTGACCTCGGGCGGTTCCTCCAGGGCGTACGCCGCGGCCTCCTGCACGGGCGCCGCGGTGCTCGACCAGATCTGGCTGACGACACCGAGCAGCCGTGTGTGCAGCTCGCGCCCCGTGTCGCTGTCGGGCAGCCGCGCGACGCCGAGCCGCCAGCCGCCGAGCGCCAGGTTCTTGGTGACGCCGGTGGTGATCACCGTCCTCTCGGGGGCGTACAGCGCGGGGGAGGCGATCCGGTCCGCGGGGTCGAAGACCAGGTCGCGGTAGATCTCGTCGGAGATGACGACGAGGCCGAGCTCCCTGGCGGCCCGTGCCAGACGGCGCACGGTCCGGGGCGAGGCGATGGTGCCGGTCGGGTTGTCGGGCAGGGTGACCACCACGGACCGCGGGTCCCGCCCGCCGGACCGGGCCGCCGCCACCGCCTCCCGCAGGGCGTCCGGGTCGGGCACCCCGCCCTCGCCGGGCGGGGTGGGGACCGGCACGGCACGCGCGCCGGCCAGCCGGGCCTGGGCGCTGTAGCTGACCCAGCTCGGCACCGGCACCACCACGTCACCGCCGACGGCGAGCATCAGCGCGAACAGCAGCGGCTTGCTCCCCGGCCCGCAGACGACCAGGCCGGGATCGACGGGCAGACCGCGGCGCGCCCAGTACCCGGCCGCCGCCGCCCGCAGCCGCGGGCTCCCCGGCACCGGGCCGTAGGCGTTGCGGCCGGCCGCGTCGGCGAGCAGGCTCCTCAGCCGCGGAAGAACCGGCAGGCCGACTTCACCGCTGGCCAGGGACAGCACCTCCTGGCCCGCCAGACGCCTGCGGGCCAGCGCTTCGTCCGCGGCGAGCGTGGCCGACACGGCCACCGGCACGGGAGGGGACATCGGGTCTCCATGGGGTGTCGGATGCCCCTGCGGGGCGGCGGGAGCGGGGATACGGACGTGGGGGGTACGGGCCGGGGGGCCCGGGCGTGGGGGCCCGGGCCCGGGGAGCGAGGCGTGGGGGCGGGTGTGTGGGGGGCGTGGGGGGGGCGGGGCGCGGGCTCACGCCACGGCGTAGCGGTTCCGCAGTTCGACCTTGCGGATCTTGCCGGTGAGGGTCTTGGGCAGTTCCTCGACGGTCTCCAGCCGGTCGGGCAGGAAGCGTTCGGGCTGGCCGGCCGCCGTGAGGTGGGAGCGGACGTCCTCCAGCGTCGGCCGTTCGCCGCCCCGGGGCACGACCACGGCCAGGATGAGGTCGTCCAGCTTCCCGGTGGGACCGACGATGGCGGCCTCGGTGACCCGGGGATGGCGGGAGATGATCGCCTCCAGCTCCGCCATGGGGACCACGATCCCGTCGCGCAGGATGGCGTCCTTGGCGCGCCCCAGCAGGCGGATGCCGCCCCGCCCGTCCTCACGGGCCACGTCGCCGGTGTCGAACCACCCCTCCGCGTTCAGTTCGGAGGCGAAGCAGTCCATCCGCCGGTGGTAGCCGAGCGCCCTCGACGCCCCGCGCACCCGGAGCCGGCCCACCTCGGCGCGCTGGCCCGGGTTGTGGCAGGCGTCGATGCGTATCTCCATGGAGTCGATCGGCCGCCCGTGGCTGTGCGCCGCCCAGTCCTGGTTGTAGTCGAGCCGGGTGATGGTGACGGGGCCGAACTCCGACATCCCCCACACCGAGTACGTCTGGGCCCCGAGGGTCGCCCGTAACTCGTCGACCAGCTGTTGCAGGACGGGTGCCGCGCCGGTGACCACGTGGCGCAGGGTCGACACGTCCCGGGGGTCGGCGCGCTGGGACTCCGCCACGGCCGTGAGGGTGGGGGGCGGCCCGTACAGCAGGGTCGCCCCGTACCGCTGGATCAGGTCGGGGAGGCTGGCGTTGTCCTGCTCGTCCTGGAAGACGACCGTGCCGCCGAGCATGACACCGGCCAGGATGCCCTGCCCGAAACCGGAGTAGTGGATCAGGGGGGTGGTGACGGCGGCGACCAGGTCGTCGCGGAGCAGGAAGGTGTCCACGTATCCGCGTACGGCCGAGTGGACGGTGTTCTGGCTGTGCAGCACCCCCTTGGAGTCGCCCGTCGTGCCGGAGGTGAACAGCACGACGAACGGGTCGTCGGGCCCGAGCTCGCGGTCGGCGAGCTCCACCGCGCGCGACTCCTCGCGGCGGGGGGCGATGAAGAGGCCGTGGAAGTCGACGGCACCGTCCGGCGCGTGTCCGCCGACCACGACGACGTGCTCGACGGGCAGTTCGTCCGCCATGGCCACCAGTGTCTTGGCGAGCGGGTAGCCCTCCCAGGACTCGACGGTGATGCACACCTTCGCCTCGGTCAGGGTCAGCCGGTGGCGCAGGTCGGTCTCCCGGCAGACCGGGGCGATGGGGCAGATGACGGCGCCCGCGCGCATGCAGGCGAACATCAGCGGCACCATCTCCCACCGGTTGGGGAGCTGTACCGCCACGACGTCCCCCCGCCCGACGCCCAGTTCGAGCAGGGCCACGGCGAACCGGTCGGTGAGCCGCGCGAGTTCGGAGTAGTCCAGCGTGTCGGTGTGCGCCTCGTGCATCCGGCGGCCCGCGACGGCGAGCTTGTGGGGCCGCTCCCGGGCCTGGCGCCGCAGGTCGTCCAGGAAGGTCTCGTCGCGCCACCAGCCGCGCCGCCGGTACTCGTCGGCGCGCTCCTTCGGGATCAGGGCGCCCTGCCCGCTCCCCGGCGCCTCGGTCGTCGCGGTCATCGGCGCTCCCCCCGGCGGGCGCCCAGCAGTTCCGGCAGCGGGTCGCCGGCCCGGCCGTCCGCGATCTCCAGCAGGTCGCGGGTGTTCTGCCGCACCCGGTCGCCGACCCAGTCGAAGACCCATGCCTTGCGCGCCGCGGCCTCCAGGCCGAAGGGGACGACCCGGGTAACGGCCAGCGCGGCCGACGCCGCACCGCCGATGTTGGCGATCACGCCCGGGACCAGGACCCCGCCCGAGGCGGCCACCTTCTCCTTCGCGGCGGCGCTGGACGCGAGGTTGGCACCCTCGACGACCAGCCCGGCACGCAGCCGGTGCGTGTTCTCGGCGGTGAGCGCGTACTTCTGGGCGGCGAGGACCAGCACGTCGGCGTCCACGTCGAGCCAGGCGTCCGGCTCGCCGGACAGGGTGACGCCGGCCGGCAGCCGGGACCGGTCGATCCGGCCGAACTCGTCCGTGGCCGCCAGCAGCCCCTCCACGGGGAGCCGGTCCGCGCTGATGGTGCCCTCGACGTCGGCGACGCCCACGACGGTGTGCCCGCGTTCCTCCAGGAACCGCGCGACGGACCGGCCGACCGCGCCGAAGCCCTGCACCACGACCCTGGCCGGCCCGGAGTTCCGGCCCGCCTCCCACGCCGTGACGGCCGCCACCCCGACACCGTGGCCGGTGACGTCGATCAGCGGCTCGTAGTACGTCCGCCAGTCGATCGGCATGTCCGGGGCGCCCAGCCGGTAGCGGGGGTCGTACTTCGCCTCCTCGAAGAAGACGGCCCGGTCGGCGGGGGTGACACCCATGTCGATGCCGAGGTGGATGCCGCCGTGCAGCAGCGGCTTCACCGTACGGCCGAACGTCCGGAACGTCTCCAGGCGGTCGCCGCCGTCCGCGACGATCCCCGCCTTGGCTCCGCCGATGCGCAGCCCGGCGAGCGTGAACTTGTCGGTCATGTCCCGGGCGAGGCCCGCGACTTCCTCCTCGGTGACCCCGGTGGTCATCCGGGTGCCGCCCATCGCCAGGCCGTCGACGAGCGTGTCGACGACCACCCAGCCCTTGATGTCCCCGCCGCTGCCGTTCAGATGAACGGTGAGGGCGGGTGCCTGCGGTTCTTCCAGAGCGCTCATGCCAGGTCCTTGTGTCCGTGGATCGAGAGGGTTCGGTCGGTACGGGACGTGCTCACTGGTACAGACGTGCTCACTGGTACAGCTGTGCGAAGCCGCGCAGGATCTCCAGACCGTCCTTGCGGAACTCCAGGTGCGCCTGCGAGCCGTGGACGCGTCCGTCGTCGGAGCACAGGAACTCCACGGGGGCGTGCTCCGAGCGGCCGATCGACCGGAAGCCGGGCGGCGCCTGGCGCAGGTAGAGGGTGTGGCGGTGGAACACCGTCACCGTCGGTCCGACGTGGGCGAACAGCGGTTCCGCCGTGTCCACTTCCACCTTGTAGCCGCCGACCCGCTGGGGCCCCTCCTCCATGCGCCCGCCGGCCGCGAGGGCGATGATCTGCATGCCGCCGCAGATCCCCAGGACGGGGACGTCGGTGCCGGTGACCAGGTCGATGAGGGGCTTGTAGTACGCCTGGTCGTAGGCGCGGACCTTGGTCCCGCTCAGGACGACCGCCTGGTAGCGGCCGCCGGTGCCCGCCGGCACCTCCGCCGCTTCGACGGTCTCGGTGTCCGCCCCGAGGTCCTCCAGCCGCCGGCGCAGCTGCGGGAGCGAGAGGGTCCCGTTGTCGACGACGAGTACGCGGGGTTTCGTCACGGCGCTTCTCCGTTTCGCGTGATGGCGGTGCCGGTACGGCCTTCCAGCAGGTCCGTGACGGGGGCGCTGCCGAGGACGACCCGTCGTACGCCCGCCGCCAGCGCCTCGTCGGCGGCCCGCAGCTTCTTGCGCATCCCGCCGGTGGCGCCCCGGTCGCGGAAGGCCGCGGCCTGCTCGGCCGTGACCGCGCGGACCGGCTCGTCGTCGATCAGCAGGTGGGCGACGTCGGTGACCAGGACCAGGTCGGGTGCGCCGACGGCGCCCGCGAGGGCCGCCGCCGCCCGGTCGGCGTCGGTGTTCACCTCCTGGCCCGCCGCGTTGCGGGCGAGCGGGGTGACCAGGCAGGCGTGGCCGGGTGCGAGGTTCTTCAGCGCGCCCGGGTCCACCGAGGTGATCGGGCCCACGAGGTTCTCCATCTCGACGAGCTGCCGCTCCCGCCACCACCAGCGTTCGCCCTCGCCCGCGCCGGCCAGGCCGTCGCTCCCGAGGATCCGCTCGGCCGTGATGCCGCGGTCCGCCAGCCGCCGGATGACGTCCTGCCCCAGCGCCTCGCTGACCGTCTTGATGTCCTCGATGACCTCGGGTGTGGTCCACCGGCTCTGGTTGCCGTACCGGTCGCGCAGGACCGCCGAAGGCTCCCGGTAACGGGCGTCGAGGTTCCTGAGCGGTTTGGACCAGCCGTGCACCAGGACCAGCGGACGGTCCCGCCCGTGCCGGGCGAGGTCGTCCCACCAGGTGCCGTCGAGATCGTCCAGGCAGCTGCCGCCCAGCTTGACGACGACGGGGGCGGTCTTTCCGGCCGGTCCGCTCATACCGGCATCACCGGCTGCATCGTCAGCCCCGTCTCCTCGGGCAGCCCGAACCTCATGTTGAGGGCCTGGACGGCCTGGCCCGCGGCGCCCTTGATCAGGTTGTCCAGCGCCGCGAGGACGACGACGCGTCCCCCGTCCGGGTCGTGCAGGACCGTGACGTCGCAGTAGTTGGAGCCCAGCGTCGCCTGGGGGTCGGGCATGGGGATGAGCGTCTCGTCGCTGCGGCGGACCCGCACGAAGGGATGCGGCCGGTAGAACCGCAGGTAGGCGCGCTGGAGTTCGCGGAGGTCGAGCTCCTCGTCGGTGAACACGTAGCAGCTGGCGAGCAGTCCGCGCACGTGCGAGACACCGTAGGCGGACATCGTCAGCGACCCGACGGTGCCCGGTTTGCTCCGCTCCAGGAAGTCCCCCACCTCGGCGGCGTGCCGGTGCCCGGTGGGCGCGTACGGGGCGATGGCACCGTTGCGCAGCGGGTGCAGGTCCGCGGTGCGCAGCTGGAGGCCGCCCCCGCTGGACCCGCTCTTCCCGTCGACGAGCACGGTCCGCAGGTGCAGGCCGAGGCCGAGGACGAGAGGGGCGAGCCCCAGGGTGATGGCGGTCGCGTAGCACCCGGGTACGGAGATCAGCGGCGCGTCCTTCAGGGCGTCACCGACGAGTTCCGGTACGCCGTAGACGAAGCGGTCGGCGAGTCCGGCGGAACGCTCCGCCTTGGGGTACCACCGCTCGTGCAGCTCCTGCCCGCGGATACGGAACGCTCCGCTCAGGTCGATCACGCACGCGACCCGGTCGGCGAGTTCCCCGGCGAGCCGGGCGGACACCGGGGCGGGCGTGGCCAGCAGGACCACGTCGCAGCGCTCGGCGATCCGGTCGGCGTCGGCCCGTTCGACGGTCAGGCCGAGGTCGACCCGGAGGCCGGGGTGCAGTTCGGCCGGTCTTCGGCCGGCGCTGGACTCACCGCCGAGAAAGGTCAGCCGGAGGCCGGGGTGCTGGTGCACCAGGCGGATGAGGTCTCCGCCCGCGAGACCGGACGCTCCGACAATGCCCACACGTATCATCCGAGTGTCTCCTGCACATAGCCGAGGACCGCCGTCGTGATGTCCGCGTCGGTCGTCGAGGCCACGCCGCGCCAGGCGGGGGCGTGGTTGACCTCGTTGACGACGAAGCCGTCCGGGGTCCTGAAGAGGTCGATGCCGTAGATGCCGGGGCCGAGACTGTCCACGACCCCGCTCACCACTTTCCGGATGTCGGGATCGAGGGCCAGGGAACGGCTCCGGTTGCCCAGGGCCGCGTTGCTGCGCCAGTCGGCCCCCGCGCTCTCGAACTCGGCGGCCGCGACGATCTCGTGCCCGACGGCCAGGCAGCGGATCGAGCCGCCGCCCAGGTAGGGCTCGGCCAGGCACGCCTGCTCGAAGGCGTGCCCCAGGTCCTCGACGTAGTCGTACACGGAGTGGGCGAGATCGGCGTCGCGCACCAGGGTGACGCGCTTGCCCATCCCGCCGTAGACCGGCTTGAGCACCAGCGGCACCCCGAGCCCGGCGACGGCCTGTTCGAAGTCCCTGCGGGACAGCACGAGCCGGAAGTCCGGCACGGGGACACCCGCCTCACGCAGCACGGCCCGCAGCACCAGCTTGTTCTCACAGGTGTGGACGGCGGTCGCGGAGTTGAGGACGAAGGCACCGGCGGACTCGGCGTAGGCCGCGATCAGTCCGCCGCGGGTGTAACTGCGGCTGCGTACCAGCAGCGCCCCGTAGCCGTCGGCCGCGGACGGGCCGGGTCCGCCGAGGCACAGGGACTCGTCGTTGACCCAGTCGACCCGCAGGCCGAACCCGGGTGCCGCCTCGATGAGCCGGCGTTCCTCCCAGCCGACCCGGTCGGCGACGACGGCGACTGCTCCGCCCATGTCACTGGCCCCAGTCGCGCAGCTGCACCGCGACCATCCGCAGCGACAACCGGCCGTCCGTCACGTCCTCGACCCGCAGGGTCAGCATGCACTCGGGGCAGGAGAGCGTCTCGCCCGGTACGACGGGCGGCACGGTGAGGCCGGTCTCGCACTCGGGGCAGGAACCGTTCAATGTCGCGGTGGTCATGATCAACTCCAGTTCTGGGCAGCTCTGGGGGTCCGGTGGGGAAGGGTGTTCAGAGGGAGCGGTAGTCGACGGCGGCCTTGCGCACCGCGTCGCGGTCCAGCAGCGGGCCGCCGGCGCGTTCCTGGCGCTCGACGAGCCACTCGGTGAAGGCGTCCGTGTCGACGTCGACACCCGAGTCGGTCAGCGCCCACCGCACGAGCGCCGGGGTGATCCGGGTCCGTACCCGCATCTCCCGCGCGTTGCCGACGAGTTCGGCGGGCAGCGTCTCGTACGCCTGCGGGCTGGTGAGCTGGCCCGGCAGTTCGTAGGCGAAGGCGTGCGGGGTGGTCGGGCCGGACTGGAAGGCGTCACCGAACCCGGCTCCCCGCAGGGCGATCCGGGACAGCTCGGTGAGGTGGGTCAGGTCGAAGCGGGTGTCGCCGTGGATCACCCGCAGCGAGGTGAGCAGTTCGGCCAGGGGCGCGTTGCCGCCCCGCTCACCGATGCCGCCGACGGTCGCCGAGACCCACCGGGCCCCGGCGCGCACGGCGGCCAGGGAGTTGGCCACGGCCATGCCCAGCATGTTGTGCGAGTGGATCTCGATCTCGGAGCCCTCGATGGCCGTGAGGTCCGCGATCACGGACTCCATCTGCCAGGGCGAGAGGCACGCGACGGTCTCCGCGAGGCGGAAGCGGTCGGCCCCCGCCTCGAAACCCGTCGTCACGTACGGGACCAGGCGCTCCCTCGGGGTACGGGCCCCGTCCTCGCCGCTGAAGGTGACGTGGAAGCCGCGCTCCTTGGCCTGCGAGACCGCCGAGCGGACGAGGCTCTGGAGCAGCTTGAGGCTCGGGGACCCCAGCTTCAGGGCCGCGTGCTGTTCGGAGGTGGGGATGGAGTACATGACGTGGTGCACGCCGAGCCGCTCGGCCTCGTCGAGGGCCAGGGCGACCTGCTGCCGGTCCCGTACGACGACGAGGGTCATGCTGCGCTGCGGGCCGACGGCCTCGTGGGTGGCGTGCACCAGGCCGGCGTCCTTCGACCCGGGGCCGGACACCATGCCGACCTCGACCAGTTCGACGCCGGTGCGGACCAGCAGGGTGGCGATCGCCGCGGCGTCCTCGGGGCCGAATTCGACGCCCGCCATGTGCGCGGAGTCCCGCAGGGTGGCGTCGGATATACGGGGCAGGGGCGGGGCCGCGGCACCCGCTTCCTCTGATTCCATTGCATTCCCTTCGGTGTACGGTGCGCTGGTTTCCACCCACCGCCCGGGGCCTTTTCCGGCGCCGCGCCGATGAATTGCGCGACGGCGGTCCCGGGACGGCGGAGCGGTGTGGAGAACTGATGAACATGCTGCTCGCCCGAGACCCCCCGGCGCAATGAAGTCCGTGTCAAAGTACGGTCAGCCACTGTCAGGGCGTGTCATGGATCCTGACTCAGGAAAGCCCTGCACACGCATCGTGAAAAGAATTCACGACCTTCGCCCAGGCATTCGGTATTCGCGTCTACGGTTCATGCGGACGCACACACCGGGGAACTCGGTTCCGTTCCGTCCGCCGGTTCGACAACGAAACGTTTCTGCTCCATGGAGACCCTGCCGCCCGACAAGAACTCCGAAAGAGGAATGCCGATGCTGCTTTCACCGACCCCGCCCGTCCACGCCCCCAAGGACCCGGCGGCGGACCCGCCGACCGCCGGCCGGGCCCGCGAGCTGGCCGGCCGTGTCGCCTGGCCGTCGACCGCCGAGCGGGACGCCGGCCGCCGCTGGGACGAGGACCTGTTCACCGAGCTGACACGCGCACCGCGGGGGCCGGGCCTCACCGGGCCGCTGATCCCCGTGGAACTGGGCGGTGACGGGCTGTCCGCGAGTGAGGCCTTCGCCCTCCTGGAGGGGTGCGCCGAGGGCTCCAGGGACCCGGGCCTGACGCTCGCGGTGGTCACGC
This DNA window, taken from Streptomyces nitrosporeus, encodes the following:
- a CDS encoding fumarylacetoacetate (FAA) hydrolase, with translation MRPAHPDDPGPAHRPDPEDPPEVTDTMSIIFECSYEGRRYAGLGIPAEGDPLTLHAVEEGRLRAAVLAGGPEAAAAVVADTAGTVTVPAGDPGLRFLPPLLPTATDSSLINGFMGTHRSKFDRAPEPDEEFTPPNYYIKGFGSWLRMPGDPLVTPADPVWLLEEPEVVLVYVNDDEGNPHYAGYSFGNDLNDIGLHLKNPWAWTPYAKLCETSMTPWLFLGEPPRTVTGRVAIERDGATAWEGPFSCGADSIFHRFGDMTEYLFSYPALRRPGLVNYLFVGADKASYHDGFRIEDGDRMVIDVSSHGAVLSNVVRYGPQAASVTERGPAAESATA
- a CDS encoding pyridoxal phosphate-dependent aminotransferase, producing the protein MSPPVPVAVSATLAADEALARRRLAGQEVLSLASGEVGLPVLPRLRSLLADAAGRNAYGPVPGSPRLRAAAAGYWARRGLPVDPGLVVCGPGSKPLLFALMLAVGGDVVVPVPSWVSYSAQARLAGARAVPVPTPPGEGGVPDPDALREAVAAARSGGRDPRSVVVTLPDNPTGTIASPRTVRRLARAARELGLVVISDEIYRDLVFDPADRIASPALYAPERTVITTGVTKNLALGGWRLGVARLPDSDTGRELHTRLLGVVSQIWSSTAAPVQEAAAYALEEPPEVTARVTASRRLHGTVVREAARRFAAAGTVLTPVRATSYLYPDFEPLREDLVRLHGIRGGTALTELLMERYGVGVLPGAVFGEPDDPLRIRIATSRLYGETDAERTAALTARDPLELPWIRAALDRVTEVLHDLTGRPPGPAPDGARP
- a CDS encoding AMP-binding protein, producing MTATTEAPGSGQGALIPKERADEYRRRGWWRDETFLDDLRRQARERPHKLAVAGRRMHEAHTDTLDYSELARLTDRFAVALLELGVGRGDVVAVQLPNRWEMVPLMFACMRAGAVICPIAPVCRETDLRHRLTLTEAKVCITVESWEGYPLAKTLVAMADELPVEHVVVVGGHAPDGAVDFHGLFIAPRREESRAVELADRELGPDDPFVVLFTSGTTGDSKGVLHSQNTVHSAVRGYVDTFLLRDDLVAAVTTPLIHYSGFGQGILAGVMLGGTVVFQDEQDNASLPDLIQRYGATLLYGPPPTLTAVAESQRADPRDVSTLRHVVTGAAPVLQQLVDELRATLGAQTYSVWGMSEFGPVTITRLDYNQDWAAHSHGRPIDSMEIRIDACHNPGQRAEVGRLRVRGASRALGYHRRMDCFASELNAEGWFDTGDVAREDGRGGIRLLGRAKDAILRDGIVVPMAELEAIISRHPRVTEAAIVGPTGKLDDLILAVVVPRGGERPTLEDVRSHLTAAGQPERFLPDRLETVEELPKTLTGKIRKVELRNRYAVA
- a CDS encoding Glu/Leu/Phe/Val dehydrogenase dimerization domain-containing protein: MSALEEPQAPALTVHLNGSGGDIKGWVVVDTLVDGLAMGGTRMTTGVTEEEVAGLARDMTDKFTLAGLRIGGAKAGIVADGGDRLETFRTFGRTVKPLLHGGIHLGIDMGVTPADRAVFFEEAKYDPRYRLGAPDMPIDWRTYYEPLIDVTGHGVGVAAVTAWEAGRNSGPARVVVQGFGAVGRSVARFLEERGHTVVGVADVEGTISADRLPVEGLLAATDEFGRIDRSRLPAGVTLSGEPDAWLDVDADVLVLAAQKYALTAENTHRLRAGLVVEGANLASSAAAKEKVAASGGVLVPGVIANIGGAASAALAVTRVVPFGLEAAARKAWVFDWVGDRVRQNTRDLLEIADGRAGDPLPELLGARRGERR
- a CDS encoding type 1 glutamine amidotransferase, whose protein sequence is MTKPRVLVVDNGTLSLPQLRRRLEDLGADTETVEAAEVPAGTGGRYQAVVLSGTKVRAYDQAYYKPLIDLVTGTDVPVLGICGGMQIIALAAGGRMEEGPQRVGGYKVEVDTAEPLFAHVGPTVTVFHRHTLYLRQAPPGFRSIGRSEHAPVEFLCSDDGRVHGSQAHLEFRKDGLEILRGFAQLYQ
- a CDS encoding acetylglutamate kinase, with protein sequence MSGPAGKTAPVVVKLGGSCLDDLDGTWWDDLARHGRDRPLVLVHGWSKPLRNLDARYREPSAVLRDRYGNQSRWTTPEVIEDIKTVSEALGQDVIRRLADRGITAERILGSDGLAGAGEGERWWWRERQLVEMENLVGPITSVDPGALKNLAPGHACLVTPLARNAAGQEVNTDADRAAAALAGAVGAPDLVLVTDVAHLLIDDEPVRAVTAEQAAAFRDRGATGGMRKKLRAADEALAAGVRRVVLGSAPVTDLLEGRTGTAITRNGEAP
- the argC gene encoding N-acetyl-gamma-glutamyl-phosphate reductase, with the protein product MIRVGIVGASGLAGGDLIRLVHQHPGLRLTFLGGESSAGRRPAELHPGLRVDLGLTVERADADRIAERCDVVLLATPAPVSARLAGELADRVACVIDLSGAFRIRGQELHERWYPKAERSAGLADRFVYGVPELVGDALKDAPLISVPGCYATAITLGLAPLVLGLGLHLRTVLVDGKSGSSGGGLQLRTADLHPLRNGAIAPYAPTGHRHAAEVGDFLERSKPGTVGSLTMSAYGVSHVRGLLASCYVFTDEELDLRELQRAYLRFYRPHPFVRVRRSDETLIPMPDPQATLGSNYCDVTVLHDPDGGRVVVLAALDNLIKGAAGQAVQALNMRFGLPEETGLTMQPVMPV
- a CDS encoding ATP-grasp domain-containing protein, with the protein product MGGAVAVVADRVGWEERRLIEAAPGFGLRVDWVNDESLCLGGPGPSAADGYGALLVRSRSYTRGGLIAAYAESAGAFVLNSATAVHTCENKLVLRAVLREAGVPVPDFRLVLSRRDFEQAVAGLGVPLVLKPVYGGMGKRVTLVRDADLAHSVYDYVEDLGHAFEQACLAEPYLGGGSIRCLAVGHEIVAAAEFESAGADWRSNAALGNRSRSLALDPDIRKVVSGVVDSLGPGIYGIDLFRTPDGFVVNEVNHAPAWRGVASTTDADITTAVLGYVQETLG
- a CDS encoding lysine biosynthesis protein LysW, producing MTTATLNGSCPECETGLTVPPVVPGETLSCPECMLTLRVEDVTDGRLSLRMVAVQLRDWGQ
- a CDS encoding isopropylmalate synthase, translated to MESEEAGAAAPPLPRISDATLRDSAHMAGVEFGPEDAAAIATLLVRTGVELVEVGMVSGPGSKDAGLVHATHEAVGPQRSMTLVVVRDRQQVALALDEAERLGVHHVMYSIPTSEQHAALKLGSPSLKLLQSLVRSAVSQAKERGFHVTFSGEDGARTPRERLVPYVTTGFEAGADRFRLAETVACLSPWQMESVIADLTAIEGSEIEIHSHNMLGMAVANSLAAVRAGARWVSATVGGIGERGGNAPLAELLTSLRVIHGDTRFDLTHLTELSRIALRGAGFGDAFQSGPTTPHAFAYELPGQLTSPQAYETLPAELVGNAREMRVRTRITPALVRWALTDSGVDVDTDAFTEWLVERQERAGGPLLDRDAVRKAAVDYRSL